One part of the Anopheles merus strain MAF chromosome 3L, AmerM5.1, whole genome shotgun sequence genome encodes these proteins:
- the LOC121600141 gene encoding membrane-bound transcription factor site-2 protease, protein MELIVILGVVVLLYVVLLFFDGFFKSCMHYPYDAFLRGTGLTVKFLRLQWHTTALNRSIVKWSTKYPKILDCSFNAGVYLSLVLMPFAIVMIVVSSLQTNLHGQSAKVVTTGGAGGGDPRSSAARRMVEIDLVVPGVNLPINELGYYVAALAINSVVHELGHGLAAVLEDVQIRGFGLHVLLIIPMAYTQLDSDLLNTLRLWKKLRVLCAGIWHNLLLGLLTYLLFMATPFLFSALYRTSDGVIVTALKNNSPMAGARGLEQGDIVRSINSCEIRHEDSWFECLLHTIHSPPAYCVSTDFVHLNDESVPMSHKNDGLIECCGSDNTASSCFEYMVDANEDDVPLPQHMCLNIRKTIENSFGYCQHNGQCAEGHCFKPSISNYTTIMQIRRESKPDVIYIGHPGDATRTVHVSRFIPKTGLFAPRLADSIQLLLKYVTVFAIGLAFINVMPCYGFDGQHIVNALLSDGAIQQRIPQKSKRDMISLAVNVVGTLFVFILVAKVFWLSLSRLVSV, encoded by the exons ATGGAGCTGATTGTGATCTTAGGCGTTGTGGTGCTGCTGTACgtggtgctgttgtttttcGACGGATTTTTTAAG AGCTGCATGCACTACCCGTACGATGCATTCCTGCGAGGGACCGGACTGACGGTCAAGTTTCTACGCCTTCAGTGGCACACCACGGCCCTGAACCGCTCCATCGTGAAATGGAGCACAAAGTATCCGAAAATACTCGACTGCAGCTTCAATGCGGGCGTCTACCTCAGCCTGGTGCTGATGCCCTTTGCCATCGTGATGATTGTCGTGTCTTCGCTGCAAACTAACCTTCACGGCCAGTCGGCGAAGGTAGTCACAACCGGCGGGGCGGGTGGTGGCGATCCGCGCTCATCCGCGGCCCGCCGCATGGTGGAGATCGATCTGGTGGTGCCAGGCGTGAACCTACCCATCAACGAGCTAGGCTACTACGTGGCCGCCCTAGCCATCAACAGTGTGGTGCACGAGCTCGGGCACGGGCTGGCCGCGGTGCTGGAGGACGTCCAGATCCGGGGCTTTGGGCTGCACGTGCTGCTAATCATCCCGATGGCGTACACGCAGCTCGACTCGGACTTGCTGAACACGCTGCGCCTGTGGAAGAAGCTGCGCGTCCTGTGCGCTGGCATCTGGCACAATCTGCTGCTCGGCCTGCTAACATACCTGCTGTTTATGGCCACGCCGTTCCTCTTCTCGGCGCTCTACCGCACCAGCGACGGCGTGATCGTGACGGCGCTGAAAAACAACTCCCCGATGGCGGGAGCGCGCGGACTCGAGCAGGGCGACATCGTCCGGTCGATCAACAGCTGCGAGATCCGGCACGAGGACAGCTGGTTCGAGTGTTTGCTGCACACGATCCACTCGCCGCCCGCCTACTGCGTCTCGACCGACTTTGTGCACCTGAACGACGAGTCCGTCCCGATGTCGCACAAGAACGACGGGCTGATCGAGTGCTGCGGCAGCGACAATACCGCGTCCAGCTGCTTCGAGTACATGGTGGACGCGAACGAGGACGACGTGCCGCTGCCGCAGCACATGTGCCTCAACATACGCAAAACGATTGAGAATAGCTTCGGCTACTGCCAGCACAATGGGCAGTGTGCGGAGGGGCACTGCTTCAAGCCGAGCATCAGCAACTACACCACGATCATGCAGATACGGCGCGAGTCGAAGCCGGACGTGATCTACATCGGTCATCCGGGCGATGCGACCCGCACCGTGCACGTGTCGCGCTTCATCCCCAAGACGGGCCTGTTCGCGCCCCGGCTGGCCGACTCGATCCAGCTGCTGCTCAAGTACGTGACCGTGTTTGCGATCGGGCTGGCGTTCATCAACGTGATGCCGTGCTACGGCTTCGATGGGCAGCACATCGTCAATGCACTGCTGTCGGACGGTGCGATCCAGCAGCGGATACCGCAGAAAAGCAAGCGGGACATGATTTCGCTCGCCGTCAACGTGGTCGGCACGCTGTTCGTGTTCATACTGGTGGCGAAGGTGTTCTGGCTGTCGCTCTCCCGGCTGGTGTCCGTATGA